Proteins encoded within one genomic window of Eleutherodactylus coqui strain aEleCoq1 chromosome 1, aEleCoq1.hap1, whole genome shotgun sequence:
- the MYG1 gene encoding MYG1 exonuclease, with protein MVWWALQSRAIHLICRAGFSVTAGGFSPLLMPEDPKRPRREERLMAPKIGTHNGTFHCDEALACYLLRTLEPYRDSEIIRTRDPQLLSQCDVVVDVGGEYDPSRNRYDHHQRSFCETMNSLYPDKPWLTKLSSAGLVYAHFGAQILATLLGTDDEDPIIPVLYDKMYENFVEEIDAIDNGILQFDGEPRYNISTTLSSRIGHLNPRWNEPDQDTDAGFRKAMELAGTEFVSRLDFYHRSWLPARALVEEAIRQRFQVDNSGEVVVLAQGGCPWKEHLFQVEKEMGLEKQIKYVLYPDQSAQWRVQCVPTGPNTFQNRLSLPEDWRGLRADDLSSVSGIPGCIFVHANGFIGGNETQEGALEMARKALTS; from the exons ATGGTGTGGTGGGCCCTGCAGTCCCGCGCCATCCATCTGATCTGCCGAGCCGGCTTCTCCGTCACTGCGGGCGGCTTCTCTCCACTCTTGATGCCTGAAGACCCAAAGCGGCCCCGGCGGGAGGAACGACTCATGGCGCCGAAGATTGGCACCCACAACGGGACCTTCCACTGCGACGAGGCGCTGGCGTGTTACCTGCTGCGGACGCTGGAGCCCTATAGA GATTCGGAGATCATTAGAACCCGGGACCCGCAGCTTCTGTCCCAGTGTGATGTTGTTGTTGATGTGGGGGGAGAGTACGATCCCTCCCGGAACCGCTACGACCACCATCAGAG ATCGTTCTGTGAAACAATGAACAGTTTATATCCCGACAAGCCATGGCTGACCAAGCTGAGCAGTGCCGGCCTGGTATATGCCCACTTTGGCGCACAGATACTAGCCACGCTACTGGGAACTGATGACGAGGATCCAATTATACCCGTTTTATATGACAAG ATGTATGAGAATTTTGTGGAAGAAATCGATGCCATAGACAACGGAATATTGCAGTTTGACGGGGAGCCGCGGTACAACATTTCCACCACCCTGAGCTCCCGCATTGGACATCTCAACCCGCGCTGGAATGAGCCCGATCAGGACACGGAT GCCGGATTTAGGAAGGCGATGGAACTGGCAGGGACAGAGTTTGTGTCGCGCCTGGACTTTTACCACCGATCTTGGCTCCCGGCTCGTGCGTTGGTGGAGGAGGCCATCAGACAACGTTTCCAG GTGGACAACAGTGGAGAAGTGGTGGTCTTGGCTCAGGGTGGATGTCCTTGGAAGGAGCACTTATTCCAGGTGGAAAAGGAAATGGGTCTAGAGAAGCAAATTAAATATGTACTCTACCCAGATCAGAGCGCCCAGTGGAGGGTGCAGTGTGTCCCCACCGGTCCCAACACTTTTCAGAATCG ACTTTCTCTACCAGAGGACTGGCGTGGGCTTCGAGCAGATGACCTCTCCTCTGTCAGTGGCATTCCTGGTTGTATCTTTGTCCATGCCAATGGCTTCATTGGTGGAAATGAGACACAGGAAGGAGCTCTGGAAATGGCACGAAAAGCACTGACATCCTAG
- the AAAS gene encoding aladin yields the protein MCSLDLFPPPLPRGEVTLYEYNNTMIPWLADESPPPSFHTAMVNVPELFIPLDALKAPGRMELSSKSAFIHHKETVWKRSLNAWHQVGLAGLLEELSNSEEEVPPLLCHVSRCSLAACRWLSSFHGSLFPHLLMKSEDLTAEFSQACDWTGCSLRAFAWHPHTNKFALALVDDSIRIYTTGSPTIPTLKHRLQKDVASMAWKPLCASILAVACQSCVLVWHIDPTSLSTRPSSGCAQILTHPGHSPVTSVAWSPKGGVLLSASPVDTAMLVWDVSTESCVPLQRVGGGGVTFLSWSPDGSKVLSATPSAVFRVWETHMWTCERWPTLNGRCQTGCWSPDGSRLLFAVKEESVIYSLSFCVVEAEAQACVGGSERATPVADVSEVVFQRDNGEVRVGGEIQSMAWDPSGERLAVLLRENSNDPTSEAVIAVYRTKNNPKFELLPCGFIPSKKGEDPQLMQFHPCFQKGALLSVLWSSGRLSHIPFYFVNAQFPRFTPEIGTIVHGETSSAAAMPSLFTET from the exons ATGTGCTCCTTGGACCTATTCCCGCCGCCTCTGCCTCGTGGTGAAGTCACGCTGTACGAGTACAACAATACGATGATACCCTGGCTGGCGGATGAAAGCCCACCTCCCTCCTTCCACACCGCG ATGGTCAACGTTCCCGAACTTTTCATTCCTCTAGATGCCTTGAAGGCTCCTGGACGGATGGAGCTGAGCAGTAAATCAGCATTTATACATCACAAGGAGACCGTCTGGAAGCGCAGTTTAAATGCATG gCACCAAGTAGGACTTGCTGGGCTGCTGGAGGAGTTATCCAACTCTGAGGAAGAGG TGCCCCCTTTACTGTGTCATGTGTCGCGGTGCTCTCTTGCTGCTTGTCGATGGCTCTCTTCTTTCCATGGATCGCTTTTTCCACACCTTTTA ATGAAGAGTGAGGATCTTACAGCTGAGTTTTCTCAGGCTTGTGACTG GACTGGTTGTTCGCTCCGAGCATTTGCTTGGCATCCTCATACCAACAAATTTGCCCTGGCACTTGTAGATGACTCCATTCGAATATACACCACAGGAAG cccaACAATACCGACATTAAAACACCGTCTGCAGAAAGATGTGGCAAGTATGGCATGGAAACCACTGTGTGCCTCTATCCTAGCGGTGGCATGCCAAAGCTGCGTCCTGGTGTGGCACATCGACCCCACCTCTCTGTCCACAAG GCCATCATCAGGCTGCGCACAGATCCTTACACATCCCGGTCACAGTCCAGTTACTAGTGTTGCTTGGTCTCCTAAAGGCGGAGTGTTGCTGTCTGCATCCCCTGTGGACACTGCTATGTTG GTGTGGGATGTCTCTACGGAGAGCTGTGTACCACTACAGAGGGTCGGAGGCGGCGGTGTCACATTCCTGTCCTGGTCACCAGACGGTAGCAAGGTGCTGTCTGCCACCCCATCTGCTGTGTTCAG GGTGTGGGAGACACATATGTGGACTTGTGAGCGCTGGCCAACACTCAATGGTCGCTGTCAG ACTGGATGTTGGAGCCCAGACGGCAGTCGTCTGCTTTTTGCTGTGAAGGAGGAGTCTGTAATATACAGTTTATCATTCTGTGTAGTAGAAG CGGAGGCACAAGCTTGTGTTGGAGGAAGTGAACGTGCAACACCAGTGGCTGATGTGTCCGAAGTAGTTTTCCAGAGAGACAATGGAGAGGTTCG AGTTGGAGGGGAAATCCAGTCTATGGCCTGGGACCCGAGTGGAGAGAGGCTGGCCGTGCTTCTGAGAG AGAACTCAAATGATCCGACAAGTGAGGCAGTCATTGCTGTATACCGTACTAAGAACAACCCGAAGTTTGAGCTCCTTCCTTG TGGCTTTATTCCAAGTAAAAAGGGAGAGGATCCGCAACTCATGCAGTTTCACCCATGCTTCCAGAAGGGGGCACTGCTTTCTGTG CTATGGAGTTCGGGTCGCCTCTCCCATATTCCCTTCTACTTCGTGAATGCACAGTTTCCTCGCTTCACCCCTGAGATTGGCACCATTGTACATGGAGAAACCAGCAGCGCTGCTGCCATGCCATCACTCTTCACAGAGACATGA